A single region of the Methylocystis echinoides genome encodes:
- the ssb gene encoding single-stranded DNA-binding protein, which yields MAGSVNKVILVGNLGRDPEVRTFQNGDRVVSFSLATTESWRDKSTGERKDRTEWHNIQIFNENLGKVAEQYCRKGSKIYIEGQLQTREYTDKDGNQRRITEVVVPRFRGEMTLLDSKGGGGGAGDYEGGGSFGRSSPMERAPAERRPAPAAGGGRLSDQLDDDIPF from the coding sequence ATGGCGGGAAGCGTCAACAAGGTCATTCTGGTCGGCAATCTGGGCCGCGATCCGGAAGTTCGGACCTTCCAAAACGGCGACCGCGTGGTCTCCTTCTCGCTCGCGACGACCGAGTCCTGGCGCGACAAGAGCACCGGCGAGCGCAAAGACCGCACCGAGTGGCACAACATTCAGATTTTCAATGAAAATCTTGGCAAGGTCGCTGAGCAGTATTGCCGCAAGGGGTCCAAGATCTACATCGAGGGCCAGCTCCAGACCCGCGAATACACCGACAAGGACGGCAATCAGCGCAGGATCACCGAGGTGGTGGTCCCGCGTTTCCGTGGCGAGATGACCCTGCTCGACAGCAAGGGCGGCGGCGGCGGCGCTGGCGATTATGAAGGCGGCGGCTCGTTTGGCCGCTCCTCGCCGATGGAGCGCGCCCCGGCCGAGCGCCGCCCGGCCCCGGCGGCGGGCGGCGGACGTCTGTCCGATCAGCTCGACGACGATATTCCGTTCTGA
- a CDS encoding glucan biosynthesis protein: MIEKQDRRSFLKTAAATSALGAVGATPADAAASAIANVKLGEPAPFSFEALKKEAQRLVNEPYRTPNIPSPEITSQIDYEKWGHITYNTDHALYADTKERFPIEFFHLGMFFRKAVRVHVVENGAAREVLYDTSYFNMPADSIARQLPAGAGFAGFRIQESKDGALDWKKNDWVAFLGASYFRAIGELRQYGLSARGVALDTWQSGAPEEFPDFTHIYVGPETQDGVVLHALLEGPSIVGAYKFLMTRGKGVVMDIDCSLYLRGKFTRFGIGPLTSMYWFSETVKPTAIDWRPEVHDSDGLSMWTGTGERLWRPLNNPPRVMASAFGDANPKGFGLLQRDRNFDHYQDGVFYDRRPSVWVEPKGDWGKGAIHLIEIPTDDEIHDNIVAMWVPEKPAVPGATFDLSYRLHWLADEPYPSPLARCVATRLGNGGQPGKPRPKGVRKFMVEFLGDPLAKLPFGVKPEPVLWASRGSFSYIYTEAVFDGVPGHWRAQFDLTVDGHDPVEMRLYLKNGDTILSENWLYQYHPF; the protein is encoded by the coding sequence ATGATCGAGAAGCAGGACCGCCGATCCTTCCTCAAGACCGCCGCCGCGACCAGCGCGCTCGGCGCCGTCGGCGCGACGCCGGCCGACGCCGCGGCCTCGGCGATCGCCAATGTGAAGCTCGGCGAACCGGCGCCCTTCTCTTTCGAGGCGCTGAAGAAGGAGGCGCAGCGCCTCGTCAACGAGCCCTACCGCACGCCGAACATTCCCTCGCCGGAGATCACGTCCCAGATCGATTACGAGAAATGGGGCCATATCACCTACAACACCGATCACGCGCTGTACGCGGACACGAAAGAGCGCTTCCCGATCGAGTTCTTCCACCTCGGCATGTTCTTCCGCAAGGCCGTGCGCGTTCATGTCGTCGAGAACGGCGCGGCGCGCGAGGTTCTTTACGATACGAGCTATTTCAACATGCCGGCCGACTCCATCGCCCGGCAGCTTCCGGCCGGCGCCGGTTTCGCGGGCTTCCGCATCCAGGAATCGAAGGACGGCGCGCTCGACTGGAAGAAGAACGACTGGGTGGCCTTTCTCGGCGCCTCCTATTTCCGCGCCATCGGCGAACTTCGCCAATATGGCCTCTCGGCGCGCGGCGTCGCGCTCGACACCTGGCAGTCGGGCGCGCCCGAAGAATTTCCGGACTTCACCCACATTTATGTGGGCCCGGAAACGCAGGATGGCGTCGTGCTGCATGCGCTGCTCGAAGGCCCCTCCATCGTCGGCGCCTACAAGTTCCTGATGACGCGCGGCAAGGGCGTCGTCATGGACATCGACTGCTCGCTCTATCTGCGCGGCAAGTTCACGCGTTTCGGCATCGGGCCGCTGACCTCGATGTACTGGTTCTCGGAAACGGTGAAGCCAACCGCGATCGACTGGCGCCCGGAGGTGCATGATTCCGACGGTCTCAGCATGTGGACGGGGACGGGCGAGCGCCTGTGGCGGCCGCTGAACAACCCACCGCGGGTGATGGCGTCGGCCTTCGGCGACGCCAATCCGAAAGGCTTCGGCCTGCTGCAGCGCGACCGCAACTTCGATCATTATCAGGATGGCGTCTTCTACGACCGCCGCCCGAGCGTATGGGTGGAGCCCAAGGGCGACTGGGGCAAGGGCGCGATCCACCTTATCGAAATCCCGACCGACGATGAGATCCACGACAATATCGTCGCCATGTGGGTTCCCGAGAAGCCCGCCGTCCCCGGCGCGACCTTCGACCTCTCCTACCGCCTGCACTGGCTCGCCGACGAGCCCTATCCGAGCCCGCTGGCGCGCTGCGTGGCGACGCGCCTCGGCAATGGCGGTCAGCCGGGCAAGCCGCGCCCGAAGGGCGTGCGCAAATTCATGGTGGAGTTCCTCGGCGATCCGCTGGCGAAGCTGCCCTTCGGCGTGAAGCCGGAGCCCGTGCTCTGGGCGTCGCGTGGATCGTTTTCCTACATTTACACGGAAGCGGTCTTCGACGGCGTGCCCGGTCACTGGCGCGCGCAGTTCGATCTCACGGTCGACGGCCACGACCCCGTCGAGATGCGGCTGTATCTGAAGAACGGCGATACGATCCTGTCAGAAAACTGGCTCTATCAGTATCATCCTTTCTGA
- a CDS encoding glycosyltransferase family 4 protein: MRDQLISDGGGREISAYLDALARRELSDDPCLRLRELYWTLSRLFGHARRALVLPGSSAEAPPAVVIRGPPSWRPAETPLSARAPRRVRPRLLIDMTSTLRCGKNTGIQRVVREIAFHGRAMGEGVPVAIHDGELLPYYRDPAFPGPVSIEPGDIFLMLDATWNHVAEYLPIIEAVKARGGATIVGLHDILPLAYPAAFPPPVVRCMGEWMEKVVLTSDGVIAVSRAAAQSLRDFLVAQGRGEPQFPIGWWRLGDDFSCVAGGEPSPLARSIAEGGRPYFLGVGTVEPRKGYPVVIDALEKLWAEGVDATYVIVGSAGWGMRQFARRMEGHHAFNRRLFWLKNASDADLTLLYRNAHALVLASVAEGFGLPIVEAAHHGAPVIATDIPVFREVAGESARYFRLLDCDSLAEKMRAALIEKPRPPVLAPVSWRESAIQLFSLVRGRNFGMPSSPPGGKTASPFEAIGLRAPQGGARG; the protein is encoded by the coding sequence GTGAGAGACCAACTCATCTCGGACGGCGGTGGGCGCGAAATCAGCGCTTATCTGGACGCGCTGGCGCGCCGCGAGCTCAGCGACGACCCCTGTTTGCGGCTTCGGGAGCTTTACTGGACGCTTTCGCGCCTCTTCGGCCATGCGCGGCGGGCGCTTGTCCTGCCAGGGTCCTCGGCCGAGGCGCCGCCAGCGGTCGTCATCAGAGGGCCGCCGTCCTGGCGACCCGCCGAGACTCCCTTATCCGCACGCGCGCCGCGGCGCGTGCGGCCGCGACTGCTCATCGACATGACGAGCACGCTGCGCTGTGGGAAGAACACGGGCATTCAGCGCGTCGTGCGCGAAATTGCCTTTCATGGCCGTGCGATGGGCGAGGGCGTCCCGGTGGCCATTCATGACGGCGAACTGCTGCCCTATTACCGCGACCCGGCCTTTCCGGGCCCCGTCTCGATCGAGCCGGGCGACATTTTTCTGATGCTCGACGCCACCTGGAACCATGTCGCCGAATATCTGCCCATCATCGAGGCGGTGAAGGCGCGGGGCGGGGCGACGATCGTCGGTCTCCACGATATTTTGCCGCTCGCCTATCCCGCCGCCTTTCCGCCGCCTGTCGTGCGCTGCATGGGGGAGTGGATGGAAAAAGTGGTGCTGACGAGCGACGGCGTGATCGCGGTGTCGCGCGCCGCGGCGCAGAGCCTGCGCGATTTTCTTGTCGCGCAGGGGCGCGGCGAGCCGCAGTTTCCGATTGGCTGGTGGCGGCTTGGCGACGATTTCTCCTGTGTCGCGGGTGGCGAGCCTTCGCCTCTCGCGCGAAGCATCGCGGAAGGCGGCCGGCCTTATTTCCTTGGCGTCGGCACGGTGGAGCCGCGCAAGGGCTATCCCGTCGTGATCGACGCCCTGGAGAAGCTCTGGGCCGAAGGGGTCGATGCGACCTATGTGATCGTCGGGAGCGCGGGGTGGGGCATGCGCCAGTTCGCGCGTCGGATGGAGGGGCATCACGCCTTCAACCGGCGCCTCTTCTGGCTGAAGAACGCCAGCGACGCCGATCTCACGCTGCTGTATCGCAACGCGCATGCGCTGGTTCTGGCCTCTGTCGCGGAAGGCTTCGGGCTGCCCATCGTGGAGGCGGCGCATCACGGCGCGCCGGTGATTGCGACGGATATTCCTGTCTTTCGTGAGGTCGCGGGTGAGAGCGCGCGCTATTTCCGGCTTCTCGACTGCGACAGTCTTGCGGAAAAAATGCGGGCGGCGCTCATCGAGAAACCGCGCCCGCCCGTTCTCGCGCCGGTAAGCTGGCGCGAGTCGGCGATCCAGCTCTTCAGCCTTGTGCGCGGGCGCAATTTTGGAATGCCGTCGAGCCCACCCGGCGGAAAGACGGCGTCGCCCTTCGAGGCGATTGGCCTGCGCGCGCCTCAGGGCGGCGCCAGAGGCTGA
- a CDS encoding glycosyltransferase family 2 protein gives MANQIPWQVEMIRHEPHRPMTAFFRFLNAAGECVGAFAYRLQNRVTIYELMMDPDVSVVQVDFGEPGALISVHVRRCNWRNGLRRDISRFFGLLKRRPSAHADPTRIAPFTPEGVATTSATPLVSLVIPTRDRAGLLARAVETLFEQASWPHLELVVVDNGSVEPETFALFDRLRALPNVSIVRVNEPFNFARLINAGARAARGEVLALINNDVEARAADWLAPLVRLAIDPRVGAVGAKLLYENGTVQHAGVMLGIRGLTSHAGVGRAADDPGPYGMLTTTRRVSAVTGACLLTRRDVFDALGGLDENFVIEFNDVDYCLRAGAAGHAIVYAAEPMLLHKEGATRQARPLREQEVRDRSLFMRRWGHALVDDPYYPPDLTLRDESLSPVERRNGE, from the coding sequence ATGGCGAACCAGATACCCTGGCAGGTCGAGATGATCCGGCATGAGCCCCATCGGCCCATGACCGCCTTTTTTCGATTCCTCAACGCCGCCGGCGAGTGTGTGGGGGCGTTCGCCTACCGGCTGCAAAATCGCGTGACCATCTACGAACTCATGATGGACCCCGACGTGTCCGTGGTTCAGGTCGACTTCGGCGAGCCGGGCGCGCTCATTTCCGTCCATGTCCGCCGCTGCAACTGGCGCAACGGCCTGCGCCGCGACATCTCCCGATTTTTCGGCCTTCTGAAAAGGCGGCCGTCCGCGCATGCCGATCCCACGCGCATCGCGCCCTTTACGCCCGAAGGCGTCGCGACGACGTCGGCGACCCCGCTCGTCAGCCTTGTCATTCCGACCCGCGACCGCGCCGGCCTGCTGGCGCGCGCGGTCGAGACGCTGTTCGAACAGGCGAGCTGGCCGCATCTGGAGCTCGTTGTCGTCGACAATGGCTCGGTCGAGCCCGAGACCTTCGCGCTTTTCGATCGACTCCGCGCCCTGCCGAACGTCTCGATCGTGCGGGTGAACGAGCCGTTCAATTTCGCGCGCCTGATCAACGCAGGCGCGCGCGCGGCGCGGGGCGAGGTTCTGGCGCTGATCAACAACGACGTCGAGGCGCGCGCCGCCGACTGGCTGGCGCCGCTGGTGCGCCTCGCCATCGATCCGCGCGTCGGCGCGGTCGGCGCGAAGCTTCTCTACGAAAACGGCACGGTGCAGCATGCCGGCGTCATGCTTGGCATTCGCGGTCTCACCAGCCACGCCGGCGTCGGGCGCGCCGCCGACGATCCCGGTCCCTATGGCATGCTGACCACCACACGGCGGGTTTCCGCCGTCACCGGCGCCTGCCTGCTGACGCGACGGGACGTGTTCGACGCCCTTGGCGGACTCGACGAGAACTTCGTCATCGAGTTCAATGACGTAGACTATTGCCTGCGCGCGGGCGCGGCCGGCCATGCGATCGTCTACGCCGCCGAGCCGATGCTCCTCCACAAGGAAGGCGCGACCCGTCAGGCGCGCCCCCTGCGCGAGCAGGAAGTGCGCGACCGCAGCCTGTTCATGCGCAGATGGGGCCACGCCCTCGTCGACGATCCTTATTATCCTCCCGACCTCACGCTTCGTGACGAGTCGCTCTCCCCCGTCGAGCGCCGCAATGGCGAATAG
- the dusA gene encoding tRNA dihydrouridine(20/20a) synthase DusA, protein MANVTHCNPWRFAVAPMLDWTDRHCRYFHRLLSRRARLYTEMLTTGAVIHGDRDRLMGFDPFEQPVALQLGGSSPDDLARTAKIAEGFGYSEVNLNVGCPSDRVQNGAFGACLMLRPGLVADCVKAMKDAVALPVTVKCRIGVDDQDPEHALFEIAAHCVEAGADALFVHARKAWLKGLSPKENRDIPPLDYPLVHRLKRAFPDVPMAINGGLTTLAQMQEQLQIMDGVMVGRAAYHDPGLLLSVDAALFDAPARFDDAFTAVEAFLPYIERELARGEKLSNITRHLLGLFAGLPGARSFRRRLALEAVRPGAGPEVLLAAVGEVTAAMARLNGADAA, encoded by the coding sequence ATGGCCAACGTAACTCATTGTAATCCTTGGCGTTTTGCCGTTGCGCCTATGCTCGACTGGACGGATCGGCATTGCCGCTATTTCCATCGGCTGCTCTCGCGTCGCGCGCGGCTCTATACGGAGATGCTCACGACCGGCGCCGTCATCCATGGCGACCGTGACCGGCTGATGGGGTTCGATCCCTTCGAGCAGCCCGTCGCTCTCCAGCTCGGCGGCTCCTCCCCCGACGATCTCGCGCGCACGGCGAAGATCGCCGAGGGGTTCGGCTACAGCGAAGTCAATCTCAACGTGGGATGCCCATCTGACCGTGTGCAGAACGGCGCCTTCGGCGCCTGCCTCATGCTGCGCCCGGGTCTCGTCGCCGACTGCGTGAAAGCGATGAAGGACGCGGTCGCCCTGCCCGTCACCGTCAAATGCCGCATCGGCGTCGACGATCAGGACCCCGAGCACGCGTTATTCGAGATCGCCGCGCACTGCGTCGAAGCTGGCGCGGACGCGCTCTTCGTCCATGCGCGCAAGGCCTGGCTGAAAGGGCTCTCGCCGAAGGAAAACCGCGACATCCCGCCGCTCGACTATCCGCTGGTGCATCGTCTCAAGCGGGCGTTTCCAGACGTGCCCATGGCGATCAACGGCGGGCTGACGACGCTTGCGCAGATGCAGGAGCAGTTGCAGATCATGGATGGCGTGATGGTGGGCCGCGCGGCCTATCACGATCCCGGCCTGCTCCTGTCCGTCGATGCAGCGCTGTTCGATGCGCCGGCGCGCTTCGATGACGCCTTCACGGCGGTCGAGGCGTTCCTGCCCTATATCGAGCGCGAATTGGCGCGCGGCGAAAAGCTCTCGAACATCACGCGCCACCTGCTCGGCCTCTTCGCCGGCCTCCCCGGCGCCCGCAGTTTCCGCCGTCGTCTGGCTCTCGAAGCGGTGCGCCCCGGCGCCGGACCCGAGGTGCTCCTCGCCGCTGTCGGCGAGGTCACGGCCGCCATGGCCCGGCTGAACGGCGCGGACGCGGCCTGA
- the cobS gene encoding adenosylcobinamide-GDP ribazoletransferase — protein sequence MQTDVLADIRACLRFYTRLPIGVGRDGHAMPDFSRLCWATPIAGACVGALGAAALWLSASFGLPAMVAATATVCVQALVTGALHEDGLADVADGFGGGHGREQKLAIMRDSRVGTFGVLALCLSTLLRVCALAAIMQKSVPLAVFALLGAAALSRAAGLLPLTQLRPARSDGAGSAAATPAPSAMRAALLIGVVLALAPALGAASLAQAVIGVMACFAAVMGVTELARRQIGGYTGDVLGAAQQSAEIALLVVWSAN from the coding sequence ATGCAGACTGACGTCCTGGCCGACATTCGCGCCTGCCTCCGCTTTTACACCCGGCTTCCGATCGGCGTCGGGCGCGACGGCCACGCGATGCCGGATTTCTCGCGCCTCTGCTGGGCGACGCCGATCGCCGGAGCCTGCGTCGGCGCGCTTGGCGCGGCGGCGTTGTGGCTGTCGGCGTCCTTTGGCCTGCCGGCGATGGTTGCGGCGACGGCGACCGTCTGCGTGCAGGCGCTGGTGACAGGCGCCTTGCATGAGGACGGCCTTGCCGATGTCGCTGATGGCTTCGGCGGCGGACATGGGCGGGAGCAGAAGCTCGCCATCATGCGCGACAGCCGCGTCGGCACGTTCGGCGTATTGGCGCTGTGCCTCTCGACCCTGCTGCGTGTCTGTGCGCTCGCCGCGATCATGCAGAAGAGCGTTCCGCTCGCTGTTTTCGCGCTCCTCGGCGCGGCGGCGCTGTCGCGCGCGGCCGGTCTGCTGCCGTTGACGCAGCTGCGCCCGGCGCGTAGCGACGGGGCCGGTTCCGCCGCGGCGACGCCCGCGCCGTCGGCGATGCGCGCTGCGCTGCTGATCGGCGTCGTCCTTGCGCTCGCGCCGGCGCTTGGCGCCGCGTCGCTGGCGCAGGCCGTCATCGGCGTCATGGCCTGCTTCGCCGCCGTCATGGGGGTGACGGAACTCGCCCGCCGCCAGATCGGCGGCTATACGGGAGATGTCCTCGGCGCCGCCCAGCAGTCGGCGGAGATCGCCCTGCTTGTCGTTTGGTCCGCCAACTGA
- a CDS encoding type II secretion system F family protein has translation MGEIFERFMTVRFAVSALTAIAVVATMVTLATLVMGDDKLSKRMKSVSNERERIRQRERAGLKPQQRKALRAQPKSYMKNIVERFSLSRWLDTEDARAQLALAGYRGPPAEIGFLFSRAASPIAFIVGTLVYFYVFDTSPKDMVTVVGCVLAAGLVGIKAPELYLKNAATKRQTSMRRAFPDALDLILICVEAGMSIEMAFRKVGEEIGAQSVPLAEEFGLATAELSYLPERRQAYANLSARTGLDGVRQVATVLSQAEKYGTPLGQALRTTARESRDQRMMEAEKLAAALPPKLTVPMIVFFLPVLMAVVLGPAIIQVFAVF, from the coding sequence ATGGGCGAGATTTTCGAGCGCTTCATGACGGTGAGGTTCGCGGTCAGCGCGCTGACGGCGATTGCTGTGGTCGCGACGATGGTCACCTTGGCGACGCTCGTCATGGGAGACGACAAGCTCTCAAAGCGCATGAAAAGCGTGTCGAACGAGAGAGAGAGGATCCGCCAGCGTGAACGCGCAGGTCTCAAGCCGCAGCAAAGGAAAGCTCTCAGAGCCCAGCCCAAGTCCTATATGAAAAATATCGTCGAGAGGTTTTCCCTGTCGCGTTGGCTGGACACGGAAGACGCGCGCGCGCAACTTGCGTTGGCGGGCTATCGTGGGCCGCCGGCGGAGATCGGATTTCTGTTTTCCCGCGCCGCGTCGCCGATCGCGTTCATTGTCGGCACGCTCGTTTATTTCTATGTCTTCGATACGTCCCCAAAGGATATGGTGACGGTCGTGGGCTGCGTCCTCGCCGCAGGTCTGGTCGGCATCAAGGCGCCGGAGCTCTATCTCAAGAATGCCGCTACCAAGCGGCAGACATCCATGCGCCGGGCGTTCCCGGATGCGCTCGATCTGATCCTGATCTGCGTGGAAGCGGGCATGTCGATCGAAATGGCGTTCAGAAAGGTCGGCGAGGAGATCGGCGCTCAGTCCGTGCCGCTTGCGGAGGAATTCGGACTGGCGACGGCGGAGCTTTCCTATCTTCCCGAGCGTCGGCAGGCGTATGCGAACCTCAGCGCGCGCACCGGGCTCGATGGCGTCCGGCAGGTCGCGACAGTTCTCAGCCAGGCTGAGAAATATGGCACGCCGCTGGGGCAGGCGCTGCGCACCACCGCTCGGGAAAGCCGGGACCAACGCATGATGGAAGCGGAAAAGCTCGCGGCGGCGCTGCCGCCGAAGCTCACGGTTCCGATGATCGTCTTCTTTCTGCCTGTGCTGATGGCGGTGGTGCTCGGGCCAGCGATCATTCAGGTCTTTGCGGTGTTCTGA
- a CDS encoding type II secretion system F family protein — translation MSPKLIGAMFVVLSAGGLMYAFVYPYLSGDIKAQKRQAALTSASTTRQGARTNVDQAKRRKAITDSLGEVEGKKKQIDLEQRIQQAGLDISKTTYFIASAACGIVLSAAVFLTIMNVLAAAGAFLVGVVGLPSWTLNYLRDRRIKKFIAEFPGAIDVIVRGVKAGLPLGDCFRVVATETAEPVRGEFVKIVEGQSIGMTMGEAVDRFASRVPVSEVAFFSIVINMQQKAGGNLSESLSNLSGVLRDRRKMKDKVKAISAEAKASAGIIGSLPFCVAGVVYFTNQDYIMLLFTTTTGNMIVAGSLVWMSIGVFMMRQMINFDF, via the coding sequence ATGAGTCCAAAGCTGATCGGCGCAATGTTCGTGGTGCTGAGCGCCGGCGGACTGATGTACGCTTTCGTATATCCTTATCTCTCCGGAGATATCAAGGCGCAGAAGCGCCAGGCGGCGCTGACCTCGGCGTCGACGACGCGTCAGGGCGCGCGTACGAATGTCGATCAGGCGAAGCGTCGCAAGGCGATCACGGACAGCCTTGGGGAGGTCGAAGGGAAAAAGAAGCAGATCGATCTGGAACAGAGAATCCAGCAGGCGGGTCTGGATATATCCAAGACGACCTATTTCATCGCGTCGGCGGCCTGCGGAATTGTCCTGAGCGCCGCCGTCTTTCTGACGATCATGAACGTGCTCGCGGCGGCCGGCGCTTTCCTGGTGGGCGTTGTGGGCTTGCCGAGCTGGACCCTGAATTATTTGCGCGACCGCCGCATCAAGAAATTCATCGCCGAGTTTCCTGGCGCCATCGATGTGATTGTGCGCGGCGTAAAGGCGGGTCTTCCTCTCGGGGATTGCTTTCGTGTGGTTGCGACGGAGACGGCGGAGCCTGTGCGCGGCGAATTCGTGAAGATCGTGGAGGGCCAGTCGATCGGCATGACGATGGGCGAGGCTGTCGATCGCTTCGCGTCGCGGGTTCCGGTGTCGGAAGTCGCATTCTTTTCTATCGTCATCAACATGCAACAGAAGGCCGGCGGCAACCTTTCGGAGTCGCTTTCAAACCTGTCGGGCGTTCTGCGCGACCGCAGAAAAATGAAAGATAAGGTGAAGGCAATTTCCGCTGAAGCGAAGGCGTCGGCGGGCATTATCGGCTCGTTGCCGTTCTGCGTTGCGGGCGTGGTCTATTTCACCAATCAGGATTACATCATGCTGCTCTTCACGACCACCACGGGGAACATGATCGTTGCTGGTTCGCTCGTGTGGATGAGCATCGGCGTATTCATGATGCGTCAGATGATCAATTTCGACTTCTAG
- a CDS encoding CpaF family protein, whose translation MFGKRTNVGEAPARATPAATPAAVVAKPQAQTSLAAPEPAPAPEIKRSEEYYTTKSVIFGALIEAIDLAQLSKLDPENAREEIRDIVSEIIAIKNVVMSISEQEDLLDDICNDVLGYGPLEPLLARDDIADIMVNGALKTYIEVAGKIQLTNIRFRDNAQLMNICQRIVSQIGRRVDDSSPICDARLLDGSRVNVIAPPLAIDGPALTIRKFKKDKLTLDQLVRFGAISPEGGEVLKVIGRVRCNVLISGGTGSGKTTLLNCMTNYIDGDERVITCEDAAELQLQQPHVVRLETRPPNLEGQGAITMRDLVKNCLRMRPERIIVGEVRGPEAFDLLQAMNTGHDGSMGTLHANSPREALGRLESMITMGGFSLPAKTIRDMIVSSVDVIIQAARLRDGSRRITHITEVLGLEGEVVTMQDLFVYEILGEDANGKIIGRHRSTGIGRPRFWERARYYGEDARLAAALDASEVGDG comes from the coding sequence ATGTTCGGAAAGCGTACGAACGTCGGAGAAGCGCCCGCCCGCGCCACGCCTGCCGCCACTCCCGCCGCGGTTGTCGCCAAGCCACAGGCGCAGACGTCGCTGGCGGCCCCCGAGCCCGCGCCGGCTCCGGAAATCAAGCGCTCGGAAGAATATTACACCACGAAGAGCGTGATCTTTGGCGCGCTCATCGAGGCGATCGATCTCGCGCAGCTCTCCAAGCTGGATCCCGAAAACGCGCGCGAGGAAATTCGCGACATTGTCAGCGAGATCATCGCGATCAAGAATGTCGTGATGTCGATTTCCGAGCAGGAGGACCTGCTCGACGACATCTGCAACGACGTGCTTGGTTATGGTCCGCTGGAGCCGCTGCTGGCGCGCGACGACATCGCGGACATCATGGTGAACGGCGCCCTGAAGACCTATATCGAGGTTGCGGGTAAGATTCAGCTGACGAACATTCGCTTTCGCGACAATGCGCAGCTGATGAACATCTGCCAGCGGATCGTCTCGCAGATCGGCCGTCGCGTCGATGATTCGTCGCCGATCTGCGACGCGCGCCTTCTCGACGGGTCGCGCGTGAACGTCATCGCGCCGCCGCTCGCGATCGATGGGCCCGCGCTCACGATTCGAAAGTTCAAGAAGGACAAGCTGACACTCGACCAGCTCGTCCGCTTTGGGGCGATCTCGCCCGAGGGCGGCGAGGTGTTGAAGGTGATCGGGCGCGTGCGCTGCAATGTGCTGATCTCCGGCGGCACGGGCTCCGGCAAGACAACCTTGCTCAACTGCATGACGAACTACATCGACGGTGACGAGCGTGTGATCACATGCGAGGACGCCGCCGAACTGCAGCTCCAGCAGCCGCATGTTGTGCGCCTCGAAACCCGCCCGCCAAATCTGGAAGGTCAGGGCGCGATCACCATGCGTGATCTCGTGAAGAACTGCCTGCGTATGCGACCGGAGCGCATCATCGTCGGCGAAGTGCGCGGACCCGAGGCGTTCGATCTCCTGCAGGCGATGAATACGGGCCACGACGGCTCCATGGGAACGCTGCATGCGAACTCGCCGCGCGAGGCGCTCGGGCGTCTGGAGTCGATGATCACCATGGGCGGCTTCTCTCTGCCGGCGAAGACGATCAGGGACATGATCGTGTCTTCCGTGGATGTGATCATTCAGGCGGCGCGTCTGCGCGACGGCTCACGACGCATCACCCATATCACCGAGGTTCTCGGTCTCGAGGGCGAGGTGGTGACGATGCAGGATCTTTTCGTCTACGAGATCCTCGGTGAAGACGCGAACGGCAAGATCATCGGACGACATCGCTCAACGGGAATCGGGCGTCCGCGTTTTTGGGAGCGCGCGCGCTACTACGGAGAGGACGCGCGTCTTGCTGCCGCGCTCGATGCGTCTGAAGTCGGCGACGGCTGA